A stretch of the Filimonas lacunae genome encodes the following:
- a CDS encoding RNA polymerase sigma-70 factor, with translation MPDENVDYTILLQRLQAHNLPAFEQLYRHMRNRLYIYALSILKDEAAAQDIVQELFLTMWEGRQFEHIHTGLVPYLVKAVRNRSLDYLKKEQTRDKIRHELALLDSGQITSADKLTTLELRAELENAVSRLPPMPAKVFQLHYIEKLSYTEIADKLNISTSTVSNHMVKGLKLLRAYLKNN, from the coding sequence GTGCCTGATGAAAATGTAGACTATACTATTTTGCTGCAAAGGTTACAAGCGCACAACCTGCCTGCTTTTGAGCAGTTGTACAGGCATATGCGCAACAGACTATATATATACGCACTTTCTATTCTGAAAGATGAAGCAGCCGCACAGGATATTGTACAGGAGCTTTTTCTTACGATGTGGGAAGGAAGACAATTTGAGCATATTCATACCGGACTGGTGCCTTACCTGGTGAAAGCCGTTCGAAACAGAAGCCTGGATTATCTGAAAAAAGAACAGACCAGGGATAAAATACGCCATGAACTGGCTTTACTGGACAGTGGACAAATAACCTCGGCAGATAAACTGACTACCCTGGAGCTGAGAGCAGAGCTGGAGAACGCTGTTTCGCGGCTTCCCCCCATGCCTGCCAAAGTGTTTCAACTGCATTATATAGAAAAATTAAGCTATACAGAAATTGCTGACAAACTAAACATAAGTACCAGTACGGTGAGCAATCACATGGTAAAAGGACTAAAACTATTAAGAGCGTATTTAAAAAATAATTAG
- a CDS encoding RagB/SusD family nutrient uptake outer membrane protein, which translates to MNAIVIKYFIKCFVVIITAGCLFSCKKFTDVPAPNNQLSSGVVYTNNATLKSAVAGMYATLAVSNSFDLQTGLTACAAMSADEMVYPTGTDYDGFVYNTLSVNDFNVLNQWAGFYETIYQANSIIEGVQNSAKGVLTDSLKNNVIGECKFLRAFCHFYLTNLWGKVPLITSTDAMKNNTVSRSEVATVYNQIILDLLEAKNLLRKDYVYAGGERTRVNAYGAMALLARVYLYNGNTVAAEAYADSVLSATSLYGLLPAASLGGLFVKNNTEAIFQLVPSSTPGYTSEGNYFQLLNNSIPYYAIPASFVNAFETGDKRLANWVGVQKVGANTYYYPYKYKQRGSATITAAEYVTFLRLGEQYLVRAEARNGNNNISGALDDINVIRARAGLGNVSASTTEEVKLLIEKERRLELMNEYGHRWLDLKRTKRADAVLGAVKTSWTSNAALYPIPLTEINNNHNLTQNDGYK; encoded by the coding sequence ATGAACGCTATTGTGATAAAATATTTTATAAAATGCTTTGTTGTTATTATTACAGCAGGCTGCTTATTCAGTTGTAAAAAATTTACAGATGTGCCGGCGCCTAATAATCAGCTAAGTTCCGGAGTGGTATATACCAACAATGCTACACTTAAAAGCGCTGTTGCGGGTATGTATGCTACGCTGGCGGTTAGCAACTCGTTTGATTTGCAAACCGGCCTCACCGCCTGTGCAGCTATGAGTGCGGATGAGATGGTGTATCCTACGGGTACGGACTATGATGGTTTTGTATACAATACACTGTCGGTAAACGACTTCAATGTATTAAATCAATGGGCGGGTTTCTATGAAACCATTTACCAGGCCAACAGTATTATAGAGGGCGTGCAAAACAGTGCAAAAGGCGTGCTCACAGATTCCCTGAAGAATAATGTAATAGGAGAATGTAAATTTTTAAGAGCCTTCTGCCATTTTTATCTTACCAATTTATGGGGAAAAGTGCCCTTGATTACTTCTACCGATGCCATGAAAAACAATACGGTGAGTCGTAGTGAAGTGGCAACGGTGTATAATCAGATCATTTTGGATTTGTTAGAGGCAAAAAATCTATTACGTAAGGATTATGTGTATGCCGGTGGTGAACGCACACGTGTGAATGCTTACGGGGCCATGGCCTTACTGGCCCGGGTATATTTATACAATGGCAATACGGTAGCAGCAGAAGCCTATGCCGATTCGGTGCTTAGTGCCACATCGTTGTACGGTTTATTGCCTGCCGCCAGCCTGGGAGGTCTTTTTGTAAAGAACAATACCGAGGCTATATTTCAGCTGGTACCGTCCAGTACACCCGGTTATACCAGTGAGGGTAACTATTTTCAGCTGTTGAATAATTCAATTCCTTATTATGCTATTCCCGCCAGTTTTGTTAACGCCTTTGAAACCGGCGATAAACGGCTGGCTAACTGGGTGGGCGTGCAAAAAGTGGGTGCCAATACCTATTACTATCCCTATAAATACAAGCAGAGAGGTTCTGCTACCATTACAGCTGCGGAGTATGTTACTTTCCTGCGCCTGGGCGAACAATACCTGGTTCGTGCAGAGGCCCGGAATGGAAACAATAACATCAGCGGAGCGCTGGACGATATTAATGTGATTCGCGCAAGGGCGGGACTGGGAAACGTTTCTGCTTCTACAACAGAAGAGGTAAAACTATTAATAGAAAAAGAGCGGAGGCTGGAGCTAATGAATGAATATGGGCATCGCTGGCTGGATCTGAAAAGAACGAAAAGGGCAGATGCTGTTTTGGGTGCTGTTAAAACCAGCTGGACCAGTAATGCGGCGCTGTATCCGATACCTCTCACTGAAATCAACAACAATCATAACCTTACTCAAAATGATGGTTATAAATAA
- a CDS encoding FecR family protein, which translates to MEENYNYINQGRELARLIYKLEQGELLTVSEDKMLSQWRQQSAANEQLYIQLRDRQFVTGQLKQLHQMDIPSFTAAVVEKAHNIPRPAVPFNPSYGNMRAGLWSATAVIGLLMVASGYLFPGNEVKHPAEAGALVKKGNDTPAISGSAVADSLWNIPPAADSFTQQVQQEKELLAKIEKQGGFSIVGTPAGGRFQLTMADGSQVWMNAASTLKYPVSFQGVARRLLDLKGEAYFEVNEVAGQLFHIRAGNINFVAQGGRFSIKAYPNEAVATVAVLEGKVKVYITAHEVKEVTAGQKLEINRKTNRLSFIANDKQALHWKNEGFLQDSARLDEASKKQLFDSLAGRN; encoded by the coding sequence TTGGAAGAGAATTACAACTATATAAACCAGGGGAGGGAATTAGCCCGGTTGATTTACAAACTGGAACAGGGAGAGCTGCTTACAGTTAGTGAAGATAAGATGCTGAGCCAGTGGCGGCAACAATCGGCAGCCAATGAGCAATTGTATATACAATTGCGTGACAGGCAGTTTGTAACGGGGCAGTTAAAACAGCTGCACCAGATGGATATACCATCGTTTACTGCTGCTGTAGTGGAAAAAGCGCATAACATACCCCGGCCAGCCGTACCGTTTAACCCTTCCTATGGTAATATGCGCGCCGGGCTATGGTCGGCTACAGCGGTAATAGGATTGCTGATGGTAGCTTCGGGTTATCTGTTTCCGGGCAATGAAGTAAAACATCCGGCAGAGGCAGGTGCTTTGGTAAAAAAAGGAAATGATACGCCTGCTATCTCGGGCAGTGCTGTAGCAGATAGTCTTTGGAATATTCCGCCTGCAGCTGATAGCTTTACACAACAGGTGCAGCAGGAAAAAGAGCTACTGGCCAAAATTGAAAAGCAAGGTGGCTTTAGCATTGTGGGCACTCCGGCTGGTGGCAGATTTCAGCTTACTATGGCCGATGGTTCGCAGGTGTGGATGAATGCGGCGTCCACTTTAAAGTACCCTGTTTCTTTCCAGGGCGTTGCCCGAAGACTGCTTGACCTAAAGGGGGAAGCTTATTTTGAAGTGAATGAAGTAGCGGGACAATTGTTTCACATACGTGCCGGAAATATCAATTTTGTGGCACAGGGTGGCCGTTTCAGTATTAAAGCTTACCCTAATGAGGCCGTAGCTACTGTTGCAGTACTGGAAGGAAAAGTGAAAGTATATATTACAGCCCATGAGGTAAAAGAAGTGACTGCCGGGCAAAAGCTGGAAATAAACAGGAAAACGAATAGGCTTTCTTTTATAGCCAATGATAAGCAGGCTTTACATTGGAAAAATGAGGGTTTCCTGCAGGATTCTGCCCGCTTGGATGAAGCATCAAAAAAACAATTATTCGATTCCCTGGCAGGCAGGAATTAA
- a CDS encoding alpha/beta hydrolase yields the protein MKKVTFSNRDWQVAANLHLPEGFDASKKYAAIVCVHPGSSVKEQTAGLYAAKLALEGFVAIAFDASFQGESGGNPRYLEDPATRVEDIRCAVDYLTTLDYVDNNRIGVLGICAGGGYAANAALTERRIKAVGTVVGTNASRAFREGAFLQTLETVSAQRTAEANGADALITNWTPASVEDAKQAGMDELDMLGAIDYYRTPRGQHLASCNKLRFTSLANLITFDAFHLAEFLLTQPLMVIVGDKVGAFGSYRDGFELFNKAASVNKKIHVVKGASHYDLYDQPAAMSEALAQLIPFYKAYLLA from the coding sequence ATGAAAAAAGTAACGTTTAGCAATAGGGATTGGCAGGTAGCTGCCAATCTTCATTTGCCAGAGGGTTTTGATGCTTCAAAAAAATATGCAGCCATTGTGTGTGTGCATCCGGGCAGCAGCGTTAAAGAGCAGACCGCCGGATTATATGCTGCCAAACTTGCCCTTGAAGGATTTGTAGCCATCGCATTTGATGCATCCTTTCAGGGCGAAAGCGGAGGCAACCCCCGTTACCTGGAAGATCCCGCTACCCGTGTAGAAGATATCCGTTGCGCAGTAGATTATTTAACAACGTTGGATTATGTTGACAATAACCGCATTGGCGTGTTGGGTATTTGTGCCGGTGGCGGCTATGCGGCTAATGCTGCGCTTACTGAGCGACGTATTAAAGCTGTAGGAACGGTAGTGGGTACCAATGCCAGCCGTGCTTTCCGTGAGGGGGCATTTTTGCAAACGCTGGAAACTGTATCTGCTCAGCGCACAGCCGAAGCAAACGGAGCGGATGCTTTGATTACCAACTGGACTCCTGCTTCGGTAGAGGATGCGAAGCAAGCCGGTATGGATGAATTGGATATGCTGGGTGCTATAGATTATTACAGAACGCCGCGTGGACAACATCTTGCCTCCTGTAATAAATTACGCTTCACGAGTTTAGCCAATCTGATCACTTTTGACGCTTTTCACCTGGCCGAGTTTTTACTGACGCAGCCGTTAATGGTGATTGTGGGTGATAAAGTAGGGGCTTTCGGTTCTTACCGGGATGGTTTTGAATTGTTTAACAAAGCTGCCTCAGTCAACAAGAAAATACACGTGGTAAAAGGGGCCAGTCATTACGATTTATACGACCAGCCTGCTGCTATGAGCGAAGCGCTGGCACAATTGATCCCTTTTTATAAAGCATATCTTTTGGCGTAA
- a CDS encoding FecR family protein, whose amino-acid sequence MMEQLNEEEIFLLLGKASGSLLPGEEALLEELFRNSPAATTAYQQLLENLKEAGSGKEGTIPLPHWRELTTEITNNAHPTTTTVKKLFSWKWAAAAASILVIAAGVFLYSHYSNRKSSIAQGAAPAIELQLADGSVINLSRQQGTIETGSIALNNRNKTLAYAAKGNAAAGTNRLTVPVGLDYKITLSDGTEIWLNSATSLQFPAVFTGNTREITVDGEAYLNVAPNAQSPFLVHLPGSTVRVMGTAFNINSYDSGITKIALVNGAVQVQSGTALKVLSPGKQATCSGGQEITETAFDERTVLGWRKGLFYFNNAPLSEISKVLPRWFNITVVIDDRSLLNRRFTGVINRNHPIHLFLEDLKVISGIHGSVDANGRLHFQ is encoded by the coding sequence ATGATGGAACAACTCAACGAAGAAGAAATATTTCTTTTACTGGGCAAAGCCTCCGGAAGCCTGCTTCCCGGAGAAGAAGCATTGCTGGAAGAGTTGTTTCGTAATTCACCGGCAGCAACAACTGCCTACCAGCAGCTTTTAGAGAACCTGAAGGAGGCTGGCTCCGGGAAAGAAGGAACCATTCCCTTACCCCATTGGCGGGAGCTGACCACAGAAATAACCAATAATGCCCACCCAACAACCACAACAGTGAAGAAGCTGTTCTCCTGGAAATGGGCAGCAGCTGCTGCCAGTATCCTTGTTATAGCAGCTGGCGTATTCCTGTACAGCCATTATAGCAACCGCAAATCATCCATTGCACAGGGTGCCGCTCCGGCCATTGAGCTGCAACTGGCAGATGGCAGTGTTATTAACCTGAGCCGGCAGCAGGGCACTATTGAAACCGGCAGCATAGCATTGAATAACCGGAATAAAACACTTGCTTATGCTGCAAAAGGCAATGCGGCAGCAGGTACTAACCGGTTAACTGTTCCGGTTGGACTGGATTACAAAATCACACTTTCCGACGGCACAGAAATATGGCTGAACTCCGCAACAAGCCTTCAGTTCCCGGCTGTTTTTACCGGCAACACACGAGAGATAACCGTAGATGGGGAGGCATATCTGAACGTAGCCCCCAACGCACAATCGCCTTTCCTGGTTCACTTACCCGGCAGCACTGTGCGGGTAATGGGCACAGCATTCAACATCAATTCATACGATAGCGGCATTACAAAAATTGCATTGGTAAACGGCGCAGTGCAAGTTCAGTCGGGTACTGCATTAAAAGTATTGTCGCCTGGCAAACAGGCTACCTGTAGCGGTGGACAGGAAATTACAGAAACTGCTTTTGATGAAAGAACCGTATTAGGCTGGCGCAAAGGTTTGTTCTACTTTAATAATGCCCCCCTTTCTGAAATAAGTAAAGTATTGCCGCGCTGGTTTAATATTACCGTGGTGATAGATGATCGCTCCCTGTTAAACAGGAGATTTACCGGGGTAATTAACAGGAACCACCCCATCCATCTCTTCCTGGAAGATCTCAAAGTTATTTCAGGCATTCATGGCAGTGTGGATGCCAATGGCCGTCTTCATTTTCAATAG
- a CDS encoding TlpA disulfide reductase family protein, whose translation MRRLFLFIVIVGVFQARSQTLTGHFAIEGRVIHFPEAGTVVLQYSQGNKRISDSVNMVNGAFSFKGMLDEPALATLTVKKLVPDTVKPFEFTYKNTFQFYLAPGLSSINAIDSLRNAQCTTSSSYVQHYNSFVSSIRAFRENNIDPVWAAIRASKADTATTKRLRMQLDSISNVEREVSYRSFMESHLASPVGLLAFSRYAGYVMNDSLEKLYHQLAPQIRALPSAQLYEKMFERMHAVTIGKIAPDFSLPDTKGKQVQLSAFRGKYVLLDFWASWCGPCRMENPAVVAAYKTYSGKNFEVLGVSLDKENGREAWLKAVEHDGLVWTNVWDLKQQKDSPAVQYGITAIPQNFLIDPDGKIVAINLHGEALAQKLKALLL comes from the coding sequence GTGCGAAGGCTTTTTTTGTTCATAGTTATTGTTGGCGTATTTCAGGCCCGCTCACAAACGTTAACGGGGCACTTTGCTATTGAAGGCCGTGTTATTCATTTTCCGGAAGCCGGAACCGTGGTGCTGCAATATTCGCAGGGAAATAAAAGAATATCCGATTCCGTTAACATGGTGAATGGTGCCTTCTCTTTTAAAGGGATGCTGGACGAGCCGGCGCTGGCTACCCTAACTGTAAAGAAGCTGGTGCCTGATACCGTAAAACCGTTTGAGTTTACTTATAAAAATACTTTCCAGTTTTACCTGGCTCCCGGCCTTTCATCTATCAACGCCATCGATTCATTGCGCAATGCGCAATGTACAACCAGCTCTTCCTATGTGCAGCATTACAACAGTTTTGTCAGCAGCATACGTGCTTTTCGGGAAAATAACATTGATCCTGTTTGGGCCGCTATCCGCGCCAGCAAAGCAGATACCGCTACAACAAAACGGTTGCGAATGCAACTGGACAGTATCAGCAATGTAGAGCGTGAGGTGAGCTACCGGTCTTTTATGGAATCGCATCTGGCAAGCCCGGTGGGCCTCCTTGCTTTTAGCCGTTACGCAGGTTATGTGATGAACGACTCGCTGGAAAAGTTATATCATCAACTGGCACCGCAAATAAGAGCGCTGCCTTCTGCACAGCTTTACGAAAAGATGTTCGAAAGAATGCATGCTGTTACTATTGGTAAAATAGCCCCCGATTTTAGTTTGCCGGATACCAAAGGGAAACAGGTACAACTTTCCGCCTTCAGAGGAAAGTATGTATTACTCGACTTTTGGGCCAGCTGGTGCGGGCCGTGCCGCATGGAAAACCCGGCAGTGGTGGCCGCTTACAAAACCTATTCGGGTAAAAACTTTGAGGTGCTGGGTGTTTCACTGGATAAAGAGAATGGCAGGGAAGCCTGGCTGAAGGCTGTTGAACATGATGGATTGGTGTGGACGAATGTGTGGGATTTGAAGCAGCAGAAAGATAGCCCTGCTGTACAATATGGTATCACTGCCATACCGCAGAATTTTCTGATTGACCCGGATGGTAAAATTGTAGCTATAAATCTTCATGGAGAAGCATTGGCTCAAAAGCTGAAAGCATTGCTTCTCTAA
- a CDS encoding SusC/RagA family TonB-linked outer membrane protein, whose product MRTGILLFTIVLLTAQVLQAAPGFGQGYEQKRISLDFSNAPIQEVFAAIEHSAEVVIMFENTGVLKNRKVSISVKNRKVAEVLDALLRDMSLDWNIRENIIRVQKAGKQAAPAQQPSVSEEQLANMLQAAPGLVTGVILAQDGKPLRDATVKVKNGNASATTDENGVFSIAARSGDVLIVSYVGYESQLVKVTGEKLNILLKVSVSPLDDVQIIAYGTTSRRVSTGNVSSVSSKEIEQQPVSNPLQALSGRVPGVLITETSGAPGGAISVQIRGVGSLLSGTNPLYIVDGVPYLSEAINTAGGNTSGYLKPAYGSSPLNAINPADIETISVLKDADATAIYGSRGSNGVVLITTKKGKAGKTRVDVNISHGITGIADIHRVKPLNLSQYLEIRRAAFANSNATPTTALAPDLLVWDTTHKQTTDFQKLLIGNTAHVTDASVGFSGGNQQTNFLLSGTWHRETNVLPGDNYYQRGAVHFSIEHTSLDRKFTATISNSLVWDKTANIGRVFQSSDMAAYMFTIAPNFPLYDSTGNLYWYSSSFSFENPLKYQYQTYTAKNSNMIGAVNLKYSPVTGLNIRLNSSYNKITTNAQNYVYSKGINPFTTTLPSAYFQENISEVWNIEPQADYTRNIGKGKINVLGGATFQGTTYNQPYYMVGTNYTSDALLTNPQAAGTRTLYTFYSDYKYQSFFGRANYNWQSKYIVNVNYRWDASSRFGINNRYGSFASVGGAWVFSDEKYMKQYLRAISFGKLRASYGSTGNDQIGNYEYMDTYSTSSNTYNGVSAIVPSRIANPNLKWEVNKKLEIAMDLGFFNDRVLVSGAWFRNITSNPLVSAPLTSVTGFASYTANLPATIEQKGTEFTLTTKNIQRRNFSWTTSFNITFADSKLTRFDNFENTSYYYSRVIGRSMSALYGFKYAGVDKTTQLPAFVDANKNGTNLYTEGYPAENGGSGDYVYLGKTNPDYYGGLNNSFSYKGFQLDVFVQFVGHVMKKGIMATASVPGYNVVNMYSGVYDLFKETNGKIATRTGTYAEGSAYLSFVKYLQSDAVLSNAAYARLKNISLSYTLNSKWLSKMKMASAQVYVRGQNLFTVSGYKGFDPESGSSFMPPLRTITAGAKFSF is encoded by the coding sequence ATGAGAACCGGCATTTTATTATTCACAATTGTATTACTTACTGCACAGGTGTTGCAGGCTGCTCCTGGTTTTGGACAGGGGTATGAGCAAAAACGCATTTCACTGGATTTTAGTAATGCTCCTATCCAGGAAGTTTTTGCGGCAATTGAACACAGTGCAGAAGTGGTTATTATGTTTGAAAACACAGGTGTGTTAAAGAACCGGAAAGTAAGCATATCTGTAAAAAACAGGAAGGTGGCAGAAGTGCTGGATGCGTTGCTGCGTGATATGTCGCTGGACTGGAATATCCGTGAAAATATTATCCGCGTTCAGAAAGCGGGTAAGCAGGCGGCACCGGCGCAACAACCGTCTGTGAGTGAAGAGCAGCTGGCAAATATGCTGCAGGCGGCACCCGGTTTGGTTACCGGTGTTATACTCGCGCAGGACGGAAAGCCATTACGGGATGCTACGGTGAAAGTGAAAAATGGCAATGCATCTGCTACTACTGACGAGAACGGCGTATTTTCCATAGCAGCCCGTTCCGGTGATGTATTGATTGTTTCTTATGTTGGCTATGAGTCTCAGCTGGTAAAAGTAACCGGCGAAAAGCTGAATATACTGCTGAAAGTTTCTGTGTCGCCACTGGATGATGTGCAAATCATCGCTTATGGTACTACTTCGCGCAGAGTAAGTACCGGTAACGTTTCATCTGTTTCTTCCAAAGAGATAGAGCAACAGCCGGTAAGTAACCCGCTTCAGGCCTTATCGGGCCGTGTACCAGGGGTGTTGATTACCGAAACCAGTGGTGCGCCAGGTGGTGCTATATCTGTACAGATCAGGGGCGTAGGCTCTTTGCTGTCGGGAACCAACCCGCTTTATATAGTAGACGGAGTGCCTTATCTTTCAGAGGCTATTAACACAGCCGGCGGCAATACCAGTGGCTATTTAAAGCCCGCCTATGGCAGCAGTCCTTTAAATGCCATCAACCCCGCCGATATTGAAACCATCAGCGTATTGAAGGATGCCGATGCCACTGCCATTTACGGAAGCCGTGGTTCAAACGGTGTTGTGCTTATTACTACTAAAAAAGGAAAGGCGGGCAAAACCAGGGTAGATGTGAATATAAGTCATGGTATCACCGGCATAGCCGATATACACCGGGTAAAGCCGCTAAACCTTTCACAATACCTGGAAATACGACGGGCTGCTTTTGCTAATTCCAACGCAACGCCTACTACTGCATTAGCGCCAGACCTGCTGGTGTGGGATACCACGCATAAACAAACTACCGATTTTCAGAAGTTACTCATTGGCAATACTGCACATGTTACAGATGCCTCTGTAGGCTTTTCAGGCGGTAACCAGCAAACTAATTTTTTATTAAGTGGCACCTGGCACCGCGAAACCAATGTGTTGCCTGGTGATAATTATTACCAGCGCGGGGCAGTACATTTTAGCATTGAACACACCAGCCTGGACAGGAAGTTTACAGCTACTATTTCCAATTCACTGGTATGGGATAAAACTGCCAATATCGGGCGGGTATTTCAATCGTCAGATATGGCAGCCTATATGTTTACCATTGCGCCTAACTTTCCCTTATACGATTCTACCGGCAACTTATATTGGTACAGCAGCAGTTTCTCTTTCGAAAATCCGTTGAAGTATCAATATCAAACCTATACTGCCAAAAACAGTAATATGATAGGTGCGGTTAACCTGAAATATAGTCCTGTTACAGGTTTAAATATCCGGTTAAACTCATCGTATAATAAAATCACCACCAATGCGCAGAACTATGTATACTCAAAGGGGATTAATCCGTTTACCACTACACTGCCGTCTGCCTATTTCCAGGAAAATATATCAGAGGTATGGAATATTGAACCGCAGGCAGACTATACCAGGAATATTGGAAAGGGTAAGATAAACGTATTGGGCGGTGCCACCTTCCAGGGTACTACTTATAACCAGCCTTATTATATGGTGGGCACCAACTATACCTCCGATGCCTTGCTTACCAATCCGCAGGCTGCCGGTACGCGCACCCTGTATACGTTTTATTCAGATTACAAGTACCAGTCATTCTTTGGCAGGGCTAACTATAACTGGCAAAGCAAATACATTGTGAATGTAAACTATCGCTGGGATGCTTCTTCACGCTTTGGCATCAACAACCGCTATGGCAGTTTTGCCTCTGTGGGCGGGGCATGGGTATTTTCTGATGAAAAATATATGAAGCAATACCTGCGTGCCATCAGCTTTGGGAAGTTAAGGGCCAGCTATGGTTCAACCGGTAATGATCAGATAGGTAACTATGAATATATGGATACCTATTCTACCAGTTCCAATACTTACAATGGAGTGTCTGCAATTGTACCCAGTAGAATAGCGAACCCCAACCTGAAATGGGAAGTGAATAAGAAGCTGGAAATAGCGATGGATCTGGGCTTTTTCAACGATCGTGTACTGGTATCCGGCGCCTGGTTCAGGAACATCACTTCCAATCCATTGGTAAGCGCCCCTCTTACATCCGTAACCGGCTTCGCATCCTATACAGCCAACCTGCCTGCTACTATTGAACAAAAGGGAACAGAGTTTACCCTTACCACTAAAAATATACAGCGCAGGAATTTTAGCTGGACTACCAGTTTCAATATCACGTTTGCAGATAGTAAGCTTACGCGTTTTGACAATTTTGAGAACACCAGTTATTACTATTCCCGTGTAATAGGAAGATCCATGAGTGCTTTATACGGGTTTAAGTATGCAGGCGTTGATAAAACCACACAGTTGCCTGCTTTTGTAGATGCCAATAAAAATGGTACCAATCTGTATACAGAGGGGTATCCTGCAGAAAACGGCGGATCGGGCGATTATGTATACCTGGGAAAAACAAACCCTGACTACTACGGGGGATTGAATAACAGTTTTTCGTACAAAGGCTTTCAGCTGGATGTTTTTGTACAGTTTGTAGGGCATGTGATGAAGAAGGGTATTATGGCTACTGCCAGCGTGCCTGGCTACAATGTAGTAAATATGTACAGTGGGGTATACGATCTGTTTAAAGAAACCAATGGAAAAATAGCTACCAGAACTGGCACTTATGCCGAAGGATCGGCCTACCTGAGCTTTGTGAAATACCTCCAGTCTGATGCTGTATTAAGCAATGCGGCTTATGCACGCTTAAAAAATATTTCTCTTTCCTATACCCTGAACAGCAAGTGGCTATCGAAAATGAAAATGGCCTCCGCACAGGTGTATGTGAGAGGGCAGAACCTGTTTACGGTAAGCGGCTATAAAGGATTTGACCCGGAAAGCGGAAGCAGCTTTATGCCACCTTTAAGAACCATTACTGCCGGTGCTAAATTTTCATTCTAA